DNA from Ananas comosus cultivar F153 linkage group 12, ASM154086v1, whole genome shotgun sequence:
gggGCAATACGTATAGATAGATCCCCGTAAAATGTTGTTGTAGATTGGCCTTTTTTAACCATTAGGTCTGTTACGACAttgtgaaaattattttttaaagattttttagGAGTTTTATAAGTTATGGTTTCTGGAGAAGGACATGAAAGATTCAGTAGAGGTATATTAATTGAAAATTGATGATGACAATGttaaaaaagatattaatttgAGGACTGGATGATCAGTTTTTGTTAGGAAATTGTCGGTTTTAACTGGTCGATTGACGAAGAGGGATAAGTTTCCAAATGTCGATATGTCTGTTAAGTAAAACTTTTATGAGACAAATTGGCATTCCACTACTTTGCAAGTATATATAGCCTATTTATTTCCCCAATTTAGGAAGTAAATTGAGTCCTGGAATTGTGAATTTTCTATTATTAGAGCTGAATTGCCAAACTGGTGGAATAGTTTCGCTGTTATTTGACGTTCTTCTTATTGTAGATTTCAATGTATTTGTGTTGGGTTGCTCCTCTGATATATCCTATAAGATCTTGTTAGGTGGCTTGGAGCTAATGGAATCCAATACTTTCTAATGGGTCGGCATATTGGTTGCCACATGATCTTATTGCTGAACTTCCCAAAAATATGCCATAATTTTCCATAATCAGTTAGCAAGCTTCGATAGCTCTTTCAAAGCAGCCTAGGTATTTAGTCCTTTTGCCATTGTTGTCACAAAAACATCCTCTTAGGTTGTCGTATACTTGAAGATTTAAGATGTAGCAAGCTCTCTGGAAGAGGAAAAACGAAGATCAGGTGTGACACTAGTAGTTATTAATTATAGGCTATATTTTAGCATTATAATTCTATGTAGTTTAATTACTAAACACAAAACTCAATGAATGGTTTAAGTTTAGGTTAAATCTGGAAAATTAGGAAGCTTTGGTTTCTTTACTCAGATACATCTGAAGAACACAGTAATTGAATACAATTATTACTAAACACAAAACTAAGAGCATGTTTCAAGTACAGGTTGTATCGGGAAAATTAGGAAACTTAGATTTCTTTTATTTAGATACATGTGACGAGCTCTAGCGTACTTGTACTTCCTATTAGTGTAGCAGGTCATATGCTTACATTTGTATATTTATTCATCAgttgatatttttttgaaattgtttACTTGTTTACGCAGAGGAAGTAAAGCCTTGAGGAATATTGAATAAAGAAAATTCAGTATTATTGACTTGGAgaaatttcttaattttcacTTTATCATTCTTTTGGTGTTTGCATCAGCCTAACAGTTCCATCAAGTAAATCTGCTTTTTAAAAACTATGCTGTTAAATACTTAAATTAGATTGTCTAATATATGAGTAAGTTCATTATTGAAGTTTTAATAAGTCCCAAGTGAATTAGCTTTCAACGTCTAAAAGGTCATGACATTCATTCCATAGATCTTTTCAATCAAAAGATCATGAGCCATCGATCTTTTCATTACGAGAATGTCTCTTTCAGCACATTTTCTATGATATATATGGCTGTGAATCATCTTATGATCAAAAGTTGCATTTTATTTGAACTTCTCTAAGCATATACATATTcataatttagcaaaaaattctTGGTCCTTCTGTTTCATAGGGTGCTATTGTTAATGACTTCAGTTTGTAGGTGCCATTTGAAAATGTGTTAGAAATCTAGACCTATCACATTATTCAAAGTAAAACCTGAAATAGTTAACTGCTGTATAACTTGGATATTTAGTAATCTTTTTGTTCCTGTTGAATTGTTGTTTTTATACCTTTTTTTGGTCATTTCCCTTGTCAATAGTCTAAATCGGAAACAGCCTTGTTTTGCTTTGGGTGATTGATGTAGTAATTTGCTTATTCCAGCAACAAGTGCTTATGGATAAGCTTCTCTCAATTGAAATCATAATGATAATACTGTTGTAAGCAGGAAATTGGAAGCTGAATAGGGGGGATCTAAGACCTCAACCGTGTCATTTTAGTGCCATCTCGTGCACAAATGGAGCATGGTAAATGTTTTCCTATATTAATACTTCTCTAGGtatcataatttattttgactTGCAGGATTTTGACCAAATCTGTCATATCGATATGTTGTGGCTAATAAATTAGATGTATGAAATATATGGTTCGAGCTATCTTCCACTGCCAGTGTAACTGCTGGAGAGGGATATGGGGCATGTGGCTGTTATTATTACAGAAATAATTACACATGAAGTATCATTCTTGATCGTAACTTAAATACTTTTTTCAGGGAGAGCTTGTGATTGCAATGATTGTGGCGGAAAGTATATTTTGATAAAAGATGAAGAAGATCCGAGATTGACAATGTTCGACAAGCCTCTTCCTTGTTTTGGGTGTGGAATTGGGTGGTGTTCGTGAGTATGCGTCCCTTggaaatatttgtttttttagcTATTTACCAATTAATTAATCTACTGCTGTTCCATTATTTTTGTCTCGATACTTATAAGTTCTCCTTACAGTTTTCTTCTAGGATGTATATTTCCATTCCTTTGGTACTGTGCCGCAACTTTATACTTGTGCAAATACTACAATAGGGATCCACGAGAGCGAGCTGGACTTATGGCTTCTACTTTTGCGGTCTGTCACTCGTCTCTCGTCTCTCGGACTTCTATAGTATGTTACAGTTCTGTAAATAGTTTGGGGCAATCTTTGGTATATTATTGAGAAAATTTCTCAGCAAATTATATTCTCAAGGAAATTTGCTATTTAATTAATCTGGAAACTTTAGAAGTAGCATTCTTGCAAAAGTCCATTCAACTAATGTATGAACTAATAAATATTGAGCAGATGAGGCAAACAAACATCAATAATACAGAGTGTTCTTCGTCGATGAATGACATGTACAGAATACTGACAACATTTGCTTGGAGTTTTATATTTGGCTTATCATTGCACGTAAAGCATTATGAGGGGCAGTAACTTGTTGGGCTTGGGATGCGTTTATGTGAGGTCTGGTTCTGGAATATACCTAAATGCTGTTGCCCTATGCCGGCCCAGTCCAGTGTAGGCCTATTTCCTCTGCACCGTGCTAGATTTGTGTTGTTAGTCTGGTTGGGTTCTTGTTTATATCAGGGCCAACCTACAGctacaaattttcataattcttcTTGTTCAATCAACTATGAAATTCGTGGCTCTGTTTCGAACACCAGTGTAGCAAAGCTTGATCTTATCACACTAAACCGAGCATCATTTGAATAATGGATCTACATCTAAACTAGGTCGGGAGTTCTCATGGTTATACTAGAACAGGCCATTCTTAAAACAAAGAAGAGAGcaatatgaaatttgaagtacCGAAATGTTTTCTTCTTGTTCTTAATGTTTCCTTGTTCCTTTTATGTTAATATAATTCCCTCCTGTGAACAAGTTTTAATGGTGGTTTATGCAGGCCTTGTTCTGTACTGTTGTGATCCTTATTGTACTCGCTGTAATATTCCTCTAGTTCGGAAAGCACATTATAGCATTCCCAAACCAGCTGCTGCTTCATCAACGGCAAAGCAAGCCCACACAATTCATCTAAGAATCTCCATTCCACAAGTTCAACTGGGGAAGAAGCACTGTGTAAAAGGTACATAACTTCTAATTTTCTATGTACTAATCGTGTTCAACTAACAAGTTTGTATAACATTGCTTTGTTTGTATTGTTAGATCGTTTATGGAGATAATATCTCAATCTAGgtgaaaacaaagagagaataaTATTTACTAGTTCTCGCGATATTAGTGAAATCTGTAACAACTGTTGTACAGAATAATATCTTTTGCAAGCAAAAGCTTGTTACTATTCTTCTTAAATTTGTGATTGAAAGGGAAAGATGGATTTGTAGTATGATCCTCGAACAGATGGTTTTAGAAAGGTTTGTGCGTGAAAGAGCCAAAACCGTCATCTGTCATTATCTTAAGGAAACACTgacaacattttttaaaaaaaattgccgtTGTCTTGTCCGTCAAATGCTAATGTTACGTCTACATCATTAGAGTTTAtttgtatctttatcaaatcatAGTTGAATTCCTGATTTGGTAACTACACAAATGTAcggagcaaggatttaagtgcacATTGGCATTGGTTTTGCCCACCGTGCCATACTGGGATGATTATTGGTAAGATATGGGCCTCATGCTGATGATATATGGTTCTCATGAAACTGGAAATAGTTTACTTAATAGAgtataaaagatttgataatattatataataagtaattaaaatatattaatattgaaaaataaatattttttggtaCAGCTTCGTACCGTGACACTTAAATTCTGGAATACAAGATACTTCACTGTAATTATTGGCTCCTAAGTTGAAGGATAAAAATGCTCAGCGAAGCCCAACAACTTGTGATGGTAAACTATCATGGCAAACTAACAGGAGCCTTATTTTTATACGGAACAAATTCTAAAGGCCATGTTCGGGattgttgttatttttatttttttgtagaaaatagtgTAGGAGAGAATAGTAGATTGCTTGTAATTTACCTCCAATGTTTTTTTCTGGCAACAATATACACAAACTGGGAAGCAGCATTATACACAACTTTCCTAACTAGAACTTGGCCCAACATTGTCAAAGAAATAAAATTGGCCCAAAGCCCATTTCCTATCGGGGCTTATTTAGGTCCATTTTGGATAACAAGTACTGTacaactatataaataaatatgtgaTATAATACACGGAAAATACTATCCAAAGATTTAAATACGAGAGTATATGTTGTAGAACAGTATACATGTGCTTAAGTGTGCACGCATAGTTTGTACAGGGACGCATCCACACATGGTCAAAATTGCGAGTTTTGGACCGAGCTGGGTCTAAAACAGTAAAGCTATTTCGGGCCTCTGTTTCAACGCATGACCCTAGTTGACAATTCTAATTCGGGTATCGAAAGTCCGACCCGAACAAGACTCGACTTAACGGGCCCCTGTTTAAGCCTGGACCCGATTAGGAATGGTAACGGAACGGGTTGCGGGTCGTGGGTCACGGGGCCCTTCCCCTAGTTCATCATAAAAAAACATTGTCAATTCCTTCCCATATTTGGCACCTCAATTTATTACAAGTTGAAAAAGAATTGACAAAGGTGGGGATATCACCGTCCCACAAATATAAATCTCCACACCAAACTCCTTTAATAGTAGTTACCCTATTCATAAGAAActttattttaactattttcaaTACCGATTGATTTCTAATgcaagtggtaaaagatttGATCATCTCAtagttgatattcgagattCTAAAATCGAaatctaattactttatatCTTCAGAtaactttatttctaaaaataataaacaaatttgTAGCACGctatcattctctctctctctctctctctctctctcaaaaaagaaattgaatcaGAGTTCAAGAGAATAAATATATAACTGTTTCTTTAAGTAGATTTTTGTAATCTGTTAATTGTACAGTAAGCCTTTGGATATGGTTGAGATAGAGACTGTGTAAATCCTTGTAAAATACGCCTTTGGATGTGATTTAAAAATGGGCCCATTTCTTTCGTGTCTTTTCTTGTGGCTTACCTGTACGGTCGTACGGAACTTTGGTTGTGGTTGAGAAATAATGGCCaagttgtataaaaaatttcctAGTTTTACGATTTTGCAAAGTATGGCCACTATTGTGAATTTTGTAGATTTGGATTAAAATTTcaacaaactgatcaaaatattttttttttttttgtttttgttttcttctctttttttcttttttttttccaaccctcctccaccgtcttcCAGACCTCGGCGACGGTAACGAGGGCGTGCGCTGCCTCCTCTCCTTTCGCCTCCGCCTTCATTGGTGTCGGCATCGACGTGGGCGCCAGAGGAGAAAAACTCGAAGCCGCCTCCGCTTGCGCCGGCCCAGACATCAACGTggcgccggaggaggagaaTTCGAAGTGGGAGCAGATGAGGACGGAATGGACAGAAGCAACGAGGTCGTGGTCGAGGAAGTACTCGCGGCTCTTGAGGATAAGGTGAAAGACACATCTATCTCCAAGAAgcataaagtaaaaaaaaataaagaaaaaatttttccTTGAAAGACCGTTATATATCGTCACTGTTATAAGAAAGGCCAAGAATTAGATAAgatgaaagaaaaagatgatggTTGcactattttacaaaaaaattacactgtttaaaATGaacgttgcactctttgagataaaaattgcattcttttaaacgaaagttgtactcgttcaataaaaattacactattttataaaataatgcaCTTTTCTTTCATGACGGCCACTCTCGCTAGTGTGAGCCTCTCCACCTCACGTGCCTGCGTTGAAGTGCTGAAACCCGAAGACGATCTACCTCCCCCGCGCGAGGGTCTCTCTACTCCCAAGCAGCCGCGAcgccaccaccaccaacaaTTTGGTTCCATGTTCAACAAGATCATTAAACATGGTGAACGCAAGGTGTCTAAATCCGAGTCTTCCTCCCTCGAACCCTTTTTCCCCTCCTTCTCCCTCGAACCTTCCTCCCTTTCCTCCTCCCCCTTCCCATCCGTCTCTGCCTCCCCCTCTACCTCGCTCGTCTCCATCAACCACGCCTTCCGCTCCACCACCAACGTCGTCGCCGCACACTCTCTCCCCGGGCTCCACCACCATTGCCATCGCTGCCGCCACATCATCTCTGCCCGGGGAGAGCGATGGCGGTGGTGTAGTGGGAGGTGTGGTTGATGGAGACGAATGGGACGGAGGGGATGAGAGAGGAGGGATCGAGAGAGAAGGATGAGCCTCACGCGGGGGAGGTAGGTTATTTCTGGATTTCGGCGCTTTGACGAGGCGCACGGGGTGGACAGGCTCGCACTAGCGAGTGGTTGCCATGAAAAGTAGAGTgcaattttctttaaaacaatataaatttcatcaaaatagtgcaactttcatttcaaagactgtaatttttatttcaaagagtgcaacgttCATCttaaacagtacaattttcttgTGAAATAATGCAAGtttattttaacagtacaaccaccatctttttcttccttcttctctaatTCTTAGTCTTTTCTATAACAATGACGATATATAATAATCTTTcaagaaaaatttatttatttatttatttatattttattccttttttatcatttttttttttttttgttccttgaAGGAGATAGATAAATTTTCATCCTTATTCTCACAGGCGGCAAGCACCTCTTTAGTCACAACTTAATCGCTTCCGTCCAATCCGTTCTCATCCCCGGCCACTACGAGTTCTCCTCTTCCGGTATTGCGTTGATGCCGGCATCGGCGGAGGCGAAGGCAGTGCTGAGTTCTTCTCTTCCATTGTCGACGCCGATGTCGGTGCCGACACCGGCGAAGGCGAAGGTGGAGCCGCAGGAAGAGGAGGCAGTACTACCCTCGTTGCCTTCGCCGATGGTAgcagaggtggtggaggagggtcggaaagaaaaaaaaaaaagaacgaaagaaaaaaaaaaagagagaaaataaaataagatattattgtcagtttgctaaaaattcagcccgaatctgtaaaattcaaaataatggcccacttttgcaaaatcacaaagctaattaattttttatacaaattggacAGAAATAATTTATATAGATTCTTATAAATTACAAATTCTTTGGATCCCTATGTGAACTTTGTGACAAAAAAGGTCCTTAATCTTATTTTGGTAAAAAACAATTAATACATTTCATTTCCAAATATATGATTTACACCAATTAATTTggtagataattttttttttatttatcacatCACGTgacaagtaaaaaaattttacactctttaaagCGATaggtatgatatatatatcacttTTGGGGTGTGTGAATAgtactgtattttttttaatatgcttttGTGTTCTAGTTCATTGCATCTATTTCTTTTcctctaaatattttaaaaatgtgaattaaaaaaataaaaaattctcgGGCGTATTTAGAAAGCGGACTGCTAGATctacaattattttatgattATAATCTTACAATATGttctttcaaaagttaaatctttcacatttatctttaattttatatttttcttttttaatactaaactcaaaaatatttatttaaactcTAGGACAAGAGATTTTAACTCTTGAATGAGACTTGTTTTTCAGTGGTAGTCTTAGTAACTCaggctaaaaaaataaaaatctcgtTGAAAAATCTCGTTGAAGTCGCTgtacatttattattattattattattttttctttgattgaATAGTAACATCGTGCTACACCTTACGCAGCACATTTAATTATTATCACAAATTAAAATACAGCTATGAAGAGGCCTGTACAGTGTCCTATCTCCAGGTCACATGGTTTGTAGCAGCAACCCATATGCTCTCCTCACTTTTTTATAGTATTTCCATAACAACACTGTTTTATATAGCTTGCTCGAAAGGCCCTAAGTGAGAGAAGATCCATAAATTATTAAGAAGAGATACAAGTAGGGATATcaatgggtcggattcgggcgaatttttaaaaatctaaaccGAACCTAACTCCAAACccgaaatccgaatccgaattcgaacccagtaaattttaaaaatttatatccaaaacCGAAtctaatcaaaaatttaaaattcgaacccgaacttGAACCCGAAAATCCTAacatgaaacaattatttttctttcaatatattaaaatatattacattaaatttaaatttttaaaatataaatttaagtataacatcaaatttttatatatataataaatttgtgtttgggttcggatcggatacagtcaaaatctatatatagattcatatccgtcgaatttttatttttgatatatatatttgaaatcatATACGTTCAGCATCCAATAAATCCGCTATGTTCGGGTTTAGGTTtcgataaaattttagatatctgTACTTATTGACATCTCTAGATACAAGTGcatgttcataaaaaaaattccaataaATATCAAATGAATTATTTGAAAAGATATTGAGATCCATGACCATCAATATAAGCTTATGAAAGGGCGATAGGGTTGGAGCCCTCCCCGCGTTTCGCGCTCTCCGCCCTCCGGTACGGCGGCGCTCCCCCCCCCTTTCGTAGCCGCGACGCTAGGGTTGGAGCCCTCTCCGCCCTCCCGTACGGCGGCGCTCCCCTCCCCCCCTTTCGTAGCCGCGACGCCATCGCTTTCCTCACTCGGGAACGCAGCCGCGTTCTTCCGTACGACGCGNACAGCGAAAAAGTTTTATCTTTCtgttctactttttttttctaaatatactcactacggaaataaatattattcaaaaatattaatggataatattaaaattaatattaatagttCTAATAATTGGCTATTGTATCGACTTCCTGTTGCAACACGCGAGATTCCGATTACCTTTGTTTCTAAATATACTCactacgaaaataaatattattcaaaaatattaatgaataatattaaaaataatattaataattctaATAATTGACTATTGTATCGACTtcccgccgcaacgcgcggggtTCCGTAACTAGTGTTTAATAATTCATGGAAAACTGAACTCTTAATTGTCACATGGTGAGcacaaaaattgataaaaaaaaggtaGCACTTTAGTTGGCGAAAGGATTAGTAAGTATTGAATTAattagagaaaacttcaaaaacccccccagtggtttcatagtttctcattttgcccccctgtggtttaaagtgtattaatttgcccccctgtggtttcgtttttatcttttcggtagctttttcgttaatatttcgttaaattatatacaaaaaacttcagatacccatatatatttatcaaatattcactttagtaccctttaattctaactttattactaatttaaggaaaaaaataatgaaattgataagaaaaagagaaaaacaaaatcacaggagggcaaattgatacattttaaatcacaggaaggcaaagtgagaaattaTGAAACCAGAGaggttttttttgaagttttccctaacaATTATGATTGAGAAGGACAGTTGTGTACTGCATGTTGCAAGTTGGTAGAAAAGGACCTCCCAAAGCCtttctaatttagaaaaatatataggacATTTGTGTATTGCATGTTGAAATTAACTTGGTACCTTCCTAGtctagaaaaattatatattttccaataattttaaaatgtttttctAGTGCATAAGGGTACTATTGAAATGTTCAAAATCTTTAAATATTCGTTTCCTATTTTGCACCCAAAAAAAGTTCGAATATATCAACatagaatgaaaaaaaagaaaaaaaactacaagAGATTAGCTTTATAGGCCTAATATGAAACCTATTACTTAGCCAATGATTTAATTACTATATTACTTTACTATACTCAATATTttggataaataaatataaaatcatgACCACCTGCATCGCGTGATAGTTGTcgttataataaaaaaattatacataagATCACAACTTggcattttaaatttgagatacTCATCATGAGTTACACACACCACATTTTTTAGGACCCTCTTGAAGTTCTTAACTAATAAAACTATGAGGTGCGGcatcaagaaaataaaaaaaaaagaataaaatattgtaATCCCTTCACTATTTCAATATTGCCACTTGCTCATTaaatttttcactattttaaTATTGCAACTTGgccattaatttttttgcttaaaTATTCCACTCTTAGCCTTCACATGTACTTGATTTTATGAAGTTGATCATTA
Protein-coding regions in this window:
- the LOC109717954 gene encoding uncharacterized protein LOC109717954 isoform X1; amino-acid sequence: MEHGRACDCNDCGGKYILIKDEEDPRLTMFDKPLPCFGCGIGWCSFLLGCIFPFLWYCAATLYLCKYYNRDPRERAGLMASTFAVCHSSLVSRTSIALFCTVVILIVLAVIFL
- the LOC109717954 gene encoding 60S ribosomal protein L18a-like protein isoform X2, with the translated sequence MEHGRACDCNDCGGKYILIKDEEDPRLTMFDKPLPCFGCGIGWCSFLLGCIFPFLWYCAATLYLCKYYNRDPRERAGLMASTFAALFCTVVILIVLAVIFL